TATTCCTTTTGCTAAACGACAATTCAGACATCAAAATCTTTGAGCAGTGGAAAGGAAAACCAAACGCTATAGACAAAGTTTTTATCTGGAACGGGGACGCTAAAATTTTCCTCGCCATGAGCAAATTTGTCGAAGACTCAAAAAACGTCGACACTGATACTTCGCTTGCTTCTGTCAGAGTCATACTGCTCGTCGAAGATTCACCGGTATACTACTCAAGGTATCTGCCTCTTTTGTACAGAGAGATAATTAAACAGACTCACCACCTTATCAAAGAGGAAAAGTTCGACGAAAAAAGAAAGATCACGAGGTACAAAACCCGTCCTAAAATACTCCTCGCCTCAACATTTGAACAAGCCCTTCAGATTTACGAAAAGTACAAACCATACGTCATGTGCCTTATCACCGACATGGCTTTCCCAAAAAATGGGGAAATTTCCGAAAGGTCAGGTATTGAACTCATCGAGAAATTAAAAACGTCAGACCCTGGTTTGATAACCCTCTTGCAATCCTCCGATCCCGGGGCAAAGACAAAAGCCCAAAATTTTCAGGTAGGTTTCATAGACAAGAACTCGGAAATACTCTCTTCTCAGGTCAGGGATTTCATTCAAAACACTCTCGGTTTCGGTCCTTTTTTGTTTAAAAACGAAAACGGCGAAATTATAGAAATCGCTAACAACCTCGAAGAATTCGAGGAAAAGATAGAAAAAATACCAGAAGAATCGGTTTTGTATCACTTCGAGAGAAATGATTTCGCAACCTGGTTTTCTGCAAGAGGAGAATTCAAAATTGCAGAGAGCCTCAAAAAACTCCCAGTAGAGAATTTTGAGAGCTCAAAAGAGATAAAATTTCACCTCAGCAACCTGACTAAACTCGTCGAATACAAAAGAGCGAAGGGAAAAATAATCAATTTCGACGACAAATACCTCACCGAGGGAGACAGTATCTTAAGGCTTTGCGCGGGATCTTTGGGAGGTAAAGCAAGAGGCATAGCTTTTATAAACTCCCTTCTGCAAAACAGCGCCCTTGAGAATTCGGTCCCAGGGGCGAGTATTAAAATTCCCAAAACTTACGTCATTGGCACCGATTCATTCGACAGGTTCATCGAAGATAACGGACTTCTTGAATTCGCCATAAGAGAGCGCGACCATCAGAAAATAAAACAGAAATTTCTGTCCTGCTCCCTGCCTGCCGACCTGGAAAAGAAAGCGAGAATCCTCTTGCAGAAAGTGGTTCAACCCCTCGCCGTCAGATCCACCGCCGTATTTGAAGATTCGATATCGCATCCTTTCTCAGGCATCTATGAGACCTACATAATACCCAATTCAAACTACAACTTTGAAAAGAGGTTCAAGCAGTTCACAGACGCCGTCAAACTCGTGTACGCCTCTGTGTATTCGCAAGTAGCCAAGACCTATTTTGAATCCATTGGCTACAGCATAGAAGAGGAGAAAATGGCGGTCGTAGTCCAAAAACTCATTGGAAATAGCGTGAACGGAAGTTTTTATCCCTCCTTTTCGGGGGTCGCCCAATCATACAACTACTACCCGATTTCCTACATCAAACCCGAAGAAGGCATAGCTGTTTTGGCTCTTGGACTTGGAACATACGTGGTTGATGGAGACAGAGCTTTCAGGTTTTGTCCAAATCATCCGAAAATTGATTTCTACACACCTGAAGATCTGTTGAAAAATTCTCAGACCTACTTCTGGGCTCTCGACATGAATAAAAATGAAATCGACCTCTCTCAGGGAGAGGAAATCACACTCGTCAAATCGAACCTCGACAGAGCTGAAATGGACGGTCGACTGAAAGACATAGCATCGGTATGGGATTGGCAGAATAACAGGTTTTCCAGCCACCTGGGTACAGAGGGTCCAAGGGTGATCAATTTCGCAAACATAATAAAGTACGGATCCTTTCCACTCGCTGATATACTCCAAAAACTTCTGAATGTATTCAATACGGCGCTGGGGACCCCCGTGGAAATCGAATTCGCAGTAGAACTCGGAAAAAGACCCGTGTTTTACATTCTCCAGCTAAAGCCTTTCATAAGAAGCTCCGGCGAGGGAGACATTAATTTTTCAGAAATCGAAGGGAAGGAAATTTTCATTTTGACCAATCAGTCTCTCGGCAACGGCAAGGTAGAGGGAATAAGGGACATGATCTGCGTGATTCCCGAAAGGTTCGATAAAATGTCAACTCCGAAAATCGCCGAAGAAATCGAATGTTTCAACCAGAAACTGAAAACATCCAAAAAACATTACCTGCTCGTAGGTCCCGGCAGATGGGGAACGAGCGACAGACTGCTCGGCATACCGGTCAAGTGGAATCAGATATCCGCCGCCAAAACGATAGTAGAATACGGTATGGAGGGTTTTCAGATAGACCCTTCTCTCGGGTCGCATTTTTTCCACAACATCACCAGCCTGAACATAGGTTACCTGACTATCCCTTTTAGAAGTGAAAAAGACTTCATAGACTGGCAATTTCTCGAAAAAGGCAGGAAAGTTGAAGAAAAAAACTACACAGCTCACATTGAATTCGAAGACCATTTAAAAGTGCTGATGGACGGAAGGCAAGGCAGGGCCTCGGTTTACTTCGACTGAAGAGTTCGTCCTACCGGGTTTTGACAAGAGAAAAATTTTCAACGATTCTTTTACTTATGAAACCTTTTATTTTCCAAAAAGAAAAGGTCTTCCTCTGAAAAAGAGAGTTTTCATGCCATACCCCTTTTTCATCCAGGCATCCCTTTTTCCCGCCTTCGAGGGACTGGAAAAGTTCGAAACTCCTTTTAAAAAACAGGAACTTTTTATTCAGGCTCAGTTTCACGCCCAAAAGCGACTCATCAAAAATAAATTTTTCCACTTTTTCTTCGTCCAAAGTAATGTTTACAATCAGAGCGGATGATCCTGGTATCTTTTTTATTTCGCTTTTTTCAAAAAACAGCCTTAATGTCTGTGAATTGCTGTGGTGGATAAAGTCCATTTTGTCGGGTATTAGAGTCTCCCTGCCGTACCTTCTTTTTTTTGCCCACACAGAATAAAGAGTTAGGGTCGAATGTTTTTCAAGTTGAAACCTGTAATAGTTTTCAACCATCCTTATTTTCGATTTTTTCGTCAGGTTGATGATGATGTTCTCAATATCGTCCCAAATTTCTTTCCCGATTAAGTATGAACCTATTACCGAGACAAGGGATTCTATTGAAAGAAGGTCTTCGGGCTTGAAAAGAGCGAAGAACAGTACTATCAACAAGCCGAGAATAAGGCCGAAAAAGTTGCCGAACCTCTCTGTTATCTCTCCATACGCCGATCTCTGCTTTGCGAGTATGTCGTTGACGTATTCTTCATAGGGAGAAAAAACAAAATCCTTTGAAGAAATTTCTCTCGAGAAAGGATACAGGACGAGGTGGCATTCGACCGAGCTGAGTTTTTTCATGTCTTCTATTTTGTCTATCAAGATTTCGTAGTCCCCTTTTTTCAGGGAGACCACACTCACCGAATTCTCGAATTTTCTTATCCCTTCTTTCACTGCAG
The candidate division WOR-3 bacterium DNA segment above includes these coding regions:
- a CDS encoding pyruvate, phosphate dikinase; translation: MKKNEIEQYEENLRITSDINRELSPFKTREILVVATLYDSFIIEEEGLLSDMLFEEYFKISLADAPRITSVYSKDRALSALREKMFDLVILTMRIDDFQPYEASVSIRETNPDLPIFLLLNDNSDIKIFEQWKGKPNAIDKVFIWNGDAKIFLAMSKFVEDSKNVDTDTSLASVRVILLVEDSPVYYSRYLPLLYREIIKQTHHLIKEEKFDEKRKITRYKTRPKILLASTFEQALQIYEKYKPYVMCLITDMAFPKNGEISERSGIELIEKLKTSDPGLITLLQSSDPGAKTKAQNFQVGFIDKNSEILSSQVRDFIQNTLGFGPFLFKNENGEIIEIANNLEEFEEKIEKIPEESVLYHFERNDFATWFSARGEFKIAESLKKLPVENFESSKEIKFHLSNLTKLVEYKRAKGKIINFDDKYLTEGDSILRLCAGSLGGKARGIAFINSLLQNSALENSVPGASIKIPKTYVIGTDSFDRFIEDNGLLEFAIRERDHQKIKQKFLSCSLPADLEKKARILLQKVVQPLAVRSTAVFEDSISHPFSGIYETYIIPNSNYNFEKRFKQFTDAVKLVYASVYSQVAKTYFESIGYSIEEEKMAVVVQKLIGNSVNGSFYPSFSGVAQSYNYYPISYIKPEEGIAVLALGLGTYVVDGDRAFRFCPNHPKIDFYTPEDLLKNSQTYFWALDMNKNEIDLSQGEEITLVKSNLDRAEMDGRLKDIASVWDWQNNRFSSHLGTEGPRVINFANIIKYGSFPLADILQKLLNVFNTALGTPVEIEFAVELGKRPVFYILQLKPFIRSSGEGDINFSEIEGKEIFILTNQSLGNGKVEGIRDMICVIPERFDKMSTPKIAEEIECFNQKLKTSKKHYLLVGPGRWGTSDRLLGIPVKWNQISAAKTIVEYGMEGFQIDPSLGSHFFHNITSLNIGYLTIPFRSEKDFIDWQFLEKGRKVEEKNYTAHIEFEDHLKVLMDGRQGRASVYFD